DNA sequence from the Janibacter sp. CX7 genome:
CGAAGGGAGGGCCAGCTGGTTCTCCCTTCGCCATCCGGAGCGTCTGCAGGACCTGCTGCGCTGTGCCGAGGTGCTGGCGGGGGAGGCGGCATGAGCCACGGGCACGGTGACTCCCACACGCCGACCTCGGCGGCCCCGGGCCGGGGGCTGCGCAACCGGCTGGCGATCGCCTTCGGCATCACGGTGCTCGTCGTCGTCGCGCAGGCCGTGGGTGCCCTGCTCACCGGCAGTCTCGCGCTGCTCACCGACACCGCGCACGCCCTCGCCGACTCCGTGGGGCTGCTCGTCGCCCTCGTCGCCGCGACGATGATGCTGCGGCCGCCGAGCAGCCGGCGGACGTGGGGATTCGCGCGCATCGAGGTCATCGCGGCGCTCGGCCAGGCCTGCCTGCTGCTCGTCGTCGGGCTCTACGCCGCGGTGGAGGGGGTGCGCCGCCTCGTCGAGCCGGCCCAGGTGCCCGCCCGCGAGCTGCTCGTCTTCGGCGTGCTCGGCCTGCTCGCCAACCTCGTCGCCATGACCGTGCTCGCCTCGGGGCGGGGGGCCAACGTCAACATGCGCGCGGCCTTCCTCGAGGTCGTGGGCGACGCGCTCGGCTCGCTCGGGGTCATCGTCGCGGCGATCGTCATCGCGACGACCGGCTTCACCCGGGCCGACACGATCGCCGGTCTCTTCATCGCGGCGCTCATCGTGCCGCGGGCGGTGCGGCTGCTGCGGGAGACGACGCGGGTGCTCATGGAGTTCGCCCCCGAGGACGTCGACCTCGACGTCGTGCGCGCCCACGTCCTCGAGCTCGAGCACGTGTGCGAGGTCCACGACCTGCACGCCTCGATGATCGGCACCGGGCTGCCGGTGATCTCGGCCCACGTCGTCATCGACGACGGCTGCTTCGAGTCCGGGCATGCACCGCAGATCCTCGAGCAGATCCGTGGGTGCCTGCGCGAGCACTTCCCGGTCTCCTTCGACCACGCGACGATCCAGCTCGAGACCGCAGCCGTGCGCGAGCGCACGTGCGGGTCGATGGAGCACGTCTGAGGTCGGGCGCCGGCCCGAGCCGTCAGTCCGGGCGCAGGCCCCGCAGGTACACCTCGACGAGCCAGCTGCTCACGTCGGGGACGAGGGCCGAGGCGGCGCTCGGCAGGGGGCGCGTGGCGACCGCCAGGCCCATCTGGAACTGCGCGGCGGTGACGTCCTCGCGGACCAGGCCGGCCCCCTTCGCCAGCTCGACGACCTCACCGACGGCGGCCAGTGCGGCGTCGCGGCGCCGAGAGATCTGGGCGATGACCGTCTCGATGTCGACGCCCTCGACGACGCGGGGCATGAGGGCGGCGACCCGTAGCTCGACGATGTCGGCGACGAAGCCGGGCCAGGCCTCGTGCGGGTTCGTCTGCATCGGCCCCAGCCAGCGCTCGCGGACCTCGTGGATCGTCGCGCTCAGCCACTCGACGACCCCGAGCACGAGGTCCTGCTGGGTGGGGAAGTGGCGGTAGAGGGTGCCCGCCCCGACGCCGGCCTCCTCGGCGATCGCGGAGAGGGGGGCGTCCGGACCACGAGTGGTGTAGAGGCGCCGGGCGGCATCGATGATCGCGGCGCGGTTGGCGCGGGCGTCGGCGCGCACGGGCGCTCCCTTCGACGGTGGCTGACGTGCCAACCACCATAGCGGAGGAATGCTCTCCATTTGTAAATGGAGTTTTATCCTCCGCTTCTAGCCAAGGAGTCGGCCATGGCCACCCGCACCACCAGTTCACCCCGCACGCTCGTCGCGATCGTCGTCGGCATCACGGTCATGGTCGCGCTCATGCTGCTCGCCTTCGCCGCACCGGCGCTCACCTCCGGTCCGAAGGACCTGCCGCTCGCCGTGAGCGGCCCCGAGCAGGCCACCTCGAAGGTCACCGCCGCCCTGGACAAGCAGGCGTCCGGCACCTTCGACGTCACGACCTATGCCACCGAGCAGGAGGGGGCCGAGGCCATCACCGACCGCGAGGCCATCGGTGGCATCACCGTCGGGGCGAAGGGGGTGACCGTCCAGACCGCGACGGGTGCCGGCACGGCCTACACCCAGGTGCTCAAGGGCGTCGGCGCCGGCCTCGAGGAGTCCGGCCAGAAGGTCACCTACGTCGAGCTCGCCCCGACGACCACCGACGACCCGCAGGCCGTCGGTGTCTCGACCCTCGGCCTGCCGCTCGTCTTCGGCGGGATGGCCACGGCCGCGCTGCTCGTGCTCGTCTACAAGGGCTCGACCCTCATGCGCTTCGTCGGTGCGACCGCCATCGCCCTGCTCGCGGGCTTCGTCGCCACCGCGATCCTCCAGCTCGGCTTCGGTGCGCTCGACGGTGACTACTGGCTGACCTCGCTGTCCATCTCCGCGGGGATCCTCGCCATCTCGGCCACCGTGCTCGGTCTCGGCACGCTCGTCGGCGCCCCCGGCATCGGCATCGGTGCCGTGACGATGCTCTTCGTCGCCAACCCGCTCTCCGGCATGGCCAACGGCCCGCAGTGGTTGCCCGGGGTCTGGGGCGAGGTCGGGCAGCTGCTGCCCGTCGGTGCGGCCGGCTCGCTCGTCCGCTCGGTCGCCTTCTTCGACGGGGGCGGCGCGATGTCGCACTTCGTCGTCCTCGCCGTGTGGATCGTCCTCGGCGTCG
Encoded proteins:
- a CDS encoding TetR/AcrR family transcriptional regulator, with product MRADARANRAAIIDAARRLYTTRGPDAPLSAIAEEAGVGAGTLYRHFPTQQDLVLGVVEWLSATIHEVRERWLGPMQTNPHEAWPGFVADIVELRVAALMPRVVEGVDIETVIAQISRRRDAALAAVGEVVELAKGAGLVREDVTAAQFQMGLAVATRPLPSAASALVPDVSSWLVEVYLRGLRPD
- a CDS encoding ABC transporter permease translates to MATRTTSSPRTLVAIVVGITVMVALMLLAFAAPALTSGPKDLPLAVSGPEQATSKVTAALDKQASGTFDVTTYATEQEGAEAITDREAIGGITVGAKGVTVQTATGAGTAYTQVLKGVGAGLEESGQKVTYVELAPTTTDDPQAVGVSTLGLPLVFGGMATAALLVLVYKGSTLMRFVGATAIALLAGFVATAILQLGFGALDGDYWLTSLSISAGILAISATVLGLGTLVGAPGIGIGAVTMLFVANPLSGMANGPQWLPGVWGEVGQLLPVGAAGSLVRSVAFFDGGGAMSHFVVLAVWIVLGVALAGLGVARQGRGTHVATAEREEALASA
- a CDS encoding cation diffusion facilitator family transporter gives rise to the protein MSHGHGDSHTPTSAAPGRGLRNRLAIAFGITVLVVVAQAVGALLTGSLALLTDTAHALADSVGLLVALVAATMMLRPPSSRRTWGFARIEVIAALGQACLLLVVGLYAAVEGVRRLVEPAQVPARELLVFGVLGLLANLVAMTVLASGRGANVNMRAAFLEVVGDALGSLGVIVAAIVIATTGFTRADTIAGLFIAALIVPRAVRLLRETTRVLMEFAPEDVDLDVVRAHVLELEHVCEVHDLHASMIGTGLPVISAHVVIDDGCFESGHAPQILEQIRGCLREHFPVSFDHATIQLETAAVRERTCGSMEHV